Proteins from one Bacteroidota bacterium genomic window:
- a CDS encoding GxxExxY protein — MIVKEQYKYSELTGKIIGCAMEVHKQLGNGFQEVIYQRAFAIEMGLQGLAFSREHEMEIFYKGENIGKRRADFLVEGVVSVELKAVIQLEDAHLAQAINYLEAYNLEVGLLINFGSKSLQYKRVANTNFNQLNQRNQ, encoded by the coding sequence ATGATTGTAAAAGAACAATATAAATACTCAGAACTCACAGGTAAAATCATTGGCTGTGCAATGGAAGTGCATAAACAATTAGGAAATGGATTTCAGGAAGTAATTTATCAAAGGGCATTTGCAATTGAGATGGGCTTGCAAGGGTTAGCTTTTAGCCGCGAACACGAAATGGAAATTTTTTACAAAGGTGAAAACATTGGAAAAAGGCGTGCAGATTTTTTAGTAGAAGGAGTTGTGTCGGTTGAACTGAAAGCCGTTATTCAACTTGAAGATGCACATTTGGCTCAGGCAATAAATTATCTTGAAGCATATAATTTGGAGGTTGGGTTGCTCATCAACTTCGGCTCAAAAAGTTTGCAGTATAAAAGAGTTGCTAATACCAACTTTAATCAACTTAATCAACGAAATCAATGA
- a CDS encoding efflux RND transporter permease subunit — protein sequence MNQTNHSKEFKLTSWSIDNKTAIYVLTIFITLAGIFSYVNIPKEKFPDIVIPTIYVSTVYPGSSPKDIENLVTKPLEKQIKSISGVKKMTSNSIQDFSNVIVEFNTNVEVAVAKQKVKDAVDKAKKDLPKDLPADPGVMEVEFSEFPILFVNIAGDYELSQIKKYADDVQDKIESLKEITRADMVGAPEREIQINVDMYRMQAAKLTMGDIERAISSENLIISGGAVTMDEMKRTLSVSGEFTDVENIKNMLVNSMSGAPVYLKDVADIKDSFKEQESFGQLNKKKVITLSVIKRGGENLIEASDKIRAIIDEMKTTSLPKDLVVTITGDQSSQTRTTLHDLINTIIIGFILVTIVLMFFMGATNAFFVGLSVPLSMFIAFLILPGIGFTMNMIVLFAFLLGLGIVVDDAIVIIENTHRVFDNGKKNIITAAKQAAGEVFLPVLSGTITTLAPFFPLAFWGGTIGKFMHYMPVTMIITLSASLVVAYIINPVFAITFMKPHLPSPNGNVAGFKSKWTKGAKITTIIFLSLATLFYLAKNIGMGNFVLLLLILNLLYRFFIENWVKNFQTKAWPSFQNFYARFLNWALNRPYQILVGTIALLIVSVMITAMRNPKIVFFPKGEPNFVYVYATLPVGTKSATTDSIAKILENRIYKVIGENNPIVESVITNVAVGASESRDDRGIYSNKAKIGVAFVEYGKRNSVSTRTYLEKIREEVKGLPGVEMAVDQEQNGPPTQKPINIEVSGDKFEDLIASSQSLKRLLDSLQIPGVEEIKSDLQLNKPEIKININRERANREGISTAQIGMEIRNAVYGKEVSRFKDANDDYPIMLRYNESQRNNIDELRNLKITYRDMNMGGAIRQVPLSAFAEVDYTSTYGGIKRKNQKRVITLSSNVLSGFNANKVMASVQSAMKDFKTPEGTAAVLTGEKEEQKEAASFLGRSLMISCFIILMILVLQFNSFSKTLIILSEIILSIIGVLLGLAIFNMDMSIVMTGIGIVALAGIVVRNGILLVEFTDNLMERGMPLREAVVEGGRIRMTPVLLTATATILGMIPLAIGFNIDFVTMFTELNPHIYFGGDSVAFWGPLSWTIIFGLGFATFITLILVPVMYLIAARTKEKTKRIISNSKQKMEVIQN from the coding sequence ATGAATCAGACTAATCATAGTAAAGAGTTTAAACTGACGAGCTGGTCGATTGACAATAAAACAGCCATCTACGTACTTACAATTTTCATCACACTTGCGGGAATTTTTTCTTATGTAAATATTCCCAAAGAAAAATTTCCAGACATAGTTATTCCCACCATTTATGTAAGCACGGTTTATCCCGGCAGTTCACCCAAGGATATTGAAAACTTAGTTACCAAACCGCTTGAAAAACAGATCAAGTCCATTTCGGGAGTGAAAAAAATGACGAGCAATTCCATTCAGGATTTCTCAAATGTTATTGTGGAATTTAATACGAATGTGGAAGTAGCCGTTGCCAAGCAAAAAGTAAAAGACGCTGTGGATAAAGCGAAAAAAGATCTACCGAAAGATCTGCCTGCCGATCCCGGTGTGATGGAAGTGGAATTTTCGGAGTTCCCTATTCTGTTTGTGAATATTGCCGGTGACTACGAATTAAGTCAGATAAAAAAATATGCCGATGACGTGCAGGATAAAATCGAATCGCTCAAAGAAATTACGCGTGCAGATATGGTGGGAGCGCCTGAGCGAGAGATTCAAATTAATGTTGATATGTATAGAATGCAGGCTGCTAAACTTACTATGGGAGATATTGAACGCGCTATTTCATCAGAGAACCTGATCATCTCAGGCGGTGCGGTAACGATGGACGAAATGAAAAGAACGCTGAGCGTATCGGGAGAATTTACGGATGTGGAAAATATTAAAAACATGCTCGTCAACTCGATGTCAGGAGCTCCTGTTTATCTGAAAGATGTTGCTGATATAAAAGACTCATTTAAAGAACAGGAAAGTTTCGGACAATTGAATAAGAAAAAAGTTATTACGCTTAGTGTGATTAAAAGAGGAGGAGAAAATTTAATTGAAGCGTCTGATAAAATACGGGCGATCATAGATGAGATGAAAACCACCTCGCTCCCGAAAGACCTTGTTGTTACCATCACAGGCGATCAATCGTCACAAACACGCACCACGCTGCACGACCTGATCAATACCATCATCATCGGTTTTATTTTGGTAACCATTGTCTTGATGTTTTTTATGGGAGCCACCAATGCATTTTTTGTAGGCTTGTCCGTTCCGCTTTCCATGTTCATTGCCTTTCTGATTTTGCCTGGAATTGGTTTCACAATGAACATGATTGTTCTCTTCGCATTTCTGCTCGGTTTGGGAATTGTGGTGGACGATGCCATTGTGATCATTGAAAACACGCACCGCGTATTTGATAACGGAAAAAAAAATATTATAACTGCAGCCAAACAAGCAGCAGGCGAAGTTTTTCTTCCTGTGTTATCAGGAACGATAACTACGCTTGCGCCCTTTTTTCCTCTTGCATTCTGGGGAGGTACCATCGGAAAGTTTATGCACTACATGCCCGTAACCATGATCATCACTCTCAGCGCTTCGTTGGTGGTTGCCTATATTATCAATCCTGTTTTTGCAATTACTTTTATGAAACCTCACCTTCCCTCACCAAATGGAAATGTGGCAGGGTTCAAATCTAAATGGACGAAAGGAGCAAAAATCACTACAATAATATTTTTATCGCTTGCAACGCTTTTTTATCTCGCCAAAAATATTGGAATGGGAAATTTTGTTTTGCTTTTGCTCATTCTGAATTTGCTCTACCGTTTCTTCATTGAAAACTGGGTGAAAAATTTTCAGACAAAAGCATGGCCCTCTTTTCAAAATTTTTATGCTCGGTTTCTGAACTGGGCATTGAATCGTCCTTACCAAATACTAGTAGGGACAATCGCATTACTTATTGTTTCCGTAATGATAACTGCCATGCGCAATCCCAAAATCGTTTTCTTTCCTAAAGGAGAACCAAATTTTGTGTATGTGTATGCCACGCTTCCTGTTGGAACAAAATCTGCAACTACCGACTCTATTGCAAAAATTCTGGAAAACAGAATTTACAAAGTCATTGGAGAAAATAATCCGATCGTGGAATCTGTGATTACGAATGTTGCAGTAGGAGCTTCCGAATCTCGCGATGACCGCGGTATTTATTCAAACAAAGCTAAAATAGGAGTTGCTTTTGTGGAATACGGAAAGAGAAACAGTGTTTCCACGAGAACTTATTTGGAAAAAATACGAGAAGAAGTGAAAGGACTTCCGGGCGTGGAAATGGCAGTGGACCAGGAACAGAACGGGCCTCCAACGCAAAAGCCAATTAATATTGAAGTAAGCGGAGATAAGTTTGAAGACCTCATTGCTTCTTCTCAATCGTTAAAAAGATTGCTGGATTCTCTCCAGATTCCAGGAGTGGAAGAAATTAAATCAGATCTGCAATTAAATAAACCGGAAATAAAAATCAATATTAATCGAGAGAGAGCTAACCGTGAAGGAATATCAACGGCACAAATCGGAATGGAAATTAGAAATGCAGTTTACGGAAAAGAAGTTTCCAGATTTAAAGATGCAAATGATGATTACCCGATCATGCTTCGCTATAATGAATCGCAGCGAAACAATATTGATGAGTTGAGAAATTTAAAGATCACGTACCGCGATATGAATATGGGAGGAGCCATTCGTCAGGTTCCTTTATCTGCTTTTGCCGAAGTTGATTATACCAGCACTTACGGAGGGATAAAAAGAAAAAATCAGAAAAGAGTCATTACGCTTTCTTCCAATGTGCTCTCTGGTTTTAATGCAAATAAAGTCATGGCAAGTGTGCAATCAGCAATGAAAGATTTCAAAACTCCTGAAGGAACTGCAGCCGTTTTAACCGGAGAAAAAGAAGAACAAAAAGAAGCCGCTTCGTTTCTGGGGCGTTCGCTGATGATTTCCTGTTTTATTATTCTGATGATACTTGTTCTGCAATTCAATTCCTTCAGCAAAACGCTCATCATACTTTCCGAAATTATTTTAAGTATTATTGGCGTGCTGCTCGGACTTGCCATTTTCAATATGGATATGTCTATTGTGATGACAGGAATAGGAATTGTCGCCCTCGCTGGGATCGTAGTGCGGAATGGAATTTTACTGGTCGAATTCACGGACAACCTGATGGAGCGCGGAATGCCTTTACGCGAAGCCGTTGTGGAAGGCGGAAGAATCAGAATGACTCCTGTGCTGCTGACAGCCACTGCTACTATTCTCGGAATGATTCCTCTTGCCATTGGTTTCAATATTGACTTTGTAACGATGTTCACCGAGCTGAATCCACATATTTATTTTGGCGGTGACAGTGTTGCGTTCTGGGGACCTTTATCCTGGACTATTATTTTTGGTTTAGGGTTTGCCACTTTCATCACACTGATTCTTGTACCTGTAATGTACCTGATCGCTGCAAGAACGAAAGAAAAAACCAAACGAATTATTTCAAATTCAAAACAAAAAATGGAAGTAATACAGAATTAA
- a CDS encoding HlyD family efflux transporter periplasmic adaptor subunit, which yields MKKLFLLLLLTGIFSCNNEKNKFDASGSFEAEETIISSEATGMLKQFSVEEGQELKAGQIIGYVDSTQLFLKKKQLDAQIKAVLSGRPDSEKQLAVLQEQLKNAEHEQKRFANLIQANAGTQKQLDDINAQIEVLKKQIEAQTSTLGITSGSITEQTSPLQIQIEQINDQLTKCKLVNPVNGTVLAKYTEQSEIAAAGKPLYKIADISSLLLRAYVTGTQLSQIKLDQKVKVLIDKNEKEYSEHEGTIVWISDKAEFTPKTIQTKEERANLVYAVKIKTANDGSLKIGMYGEVKF from the coding sequence ATGAAAAAATTATTTCTCCTTCTTCTTCTGACGGGAATTTTTTCCTGCAACAACGAGAAAAATAAATTTGACGCTTCGGGTTCCTTTGAAGCGGAAGAAACTATTATTTCCTCTGAAGCAACAGGAATGCTAAAACAATTTTCTGTGGAAGAAGGGCAAGAACTGAAAGCCGGACAAATCATCGGCTACGTTGACAGCACGCAATTGTTCCTGAAGAAAAAACAGTTAGACGCGCAAATCAAAGCGGTGCTGAGCGGAAGACCTGATTCTGAAAAACAACTTGCCGTTCTTCAGGAACAATTGAAAAACGCAGAGCATGAGCAAAAACGTTTCGCCAATCTTATTCAGGCGAACGCAGGCACACAAAAACAACTGGATGACATCAACGCGCAGATTGAAGTTCTGAAAAAACAAATTGAAGCACAAACATCCACACTTGGAATTACTTCCGGAAGCATTACCGAACAAACTTCTCCTCTGCAAATTCAAATCGAACAAATAAATGATCAGCTTACAAAATGCAAACTTGTAAACCCTGTGAACGGAACAGTGCTGGCAAAATATACAGAGCAAAGCGAGATTGCCGCTGCGGGAAAACCACTCTACAAAATTGCTGATATTTCTTCACTCCTGCTTAGAGCATATGTCACAGGCACACAATTATCACAAATAAAACTCGATCAAAAAGTGAAAGTTCTCATAGACAAAAATGAGAAGGAATATTCGGAACACGAAGGTACCATCGTCTGGATTAGCGACAAAGCAGAGTTCACGCCAAAAACAATTCAAACAAAAGAAGAGCGGGCGAATCTGGTTTACGCTGTGAAAATTAAAACCGCGAATGATGGCTCGCTGAAAATCGGAATGTATGGTGAAGTGAAATTCTAA